A region from the Pseudomonas sp. P8_229 genome encodes:
- a CDS encoding LysE family translocator produces MNELFLVIAITILAVISPGPDFAMVTRNSYAFGRRSGLLAALGIACGVQVHVFYTVFGVALIITQSPMLFMAMKLLGGGYLVYLGIKSFTHKSVLTLAEASTSAPGAWQLFGSGFLTNALNPKTMLFVVAAYSQVVQAGSSLTANLAYGLFMSLTHWAWFSLVALFFSTQRLRRRMLEKQQVIDKVIGAALIGLAACLMIPGVAQT; encoded by the coding sequence ATGAATGAGTTGTTTCTGGTAATCGCCATTACCATCCTGGCGGTGATCAGCCCCGGCCCGGACTTTGCCATGGTGACCCGCAACAGCTATGCCTTTGGACGGCGCAGCGGTTTACTGGCCGCGCTGGGTATTGCCTGCGGCGTTCAGGTGCATGTGTTTTATACGGTGTTCGGCGTGGCGCTGATCATCACGCAATCACCCATGCTGTTCATGGCGATGAAACTGTTGGGCGGTGGGTATCTTGTGTATCTGGGCATCAAATCCTTCACCCATAAATCCGTGCTGACATTGGCTGAGGCCAGCACCTCGGCACCGGGTGCATGGCAGCTGTTCGGCTCCGGTTTCCTGACCAACGCGTTGAATCCGAAAACCATGTTGTTCGTGGTGGCTGCGTACAGCCAGGTGGTGCAGGCCGGCAGTTCCCTGACAGCAAACCTCGCCTATGGCCTGTTCATGTCGCTCACCCATTGGGCGTGGTTCAGCCTGGTCGCGTTGTTTTTTTCTACGCAACGCTTGCGCCGGCGCATGCTGGAAAAACAGCAGGTCATTGACAAGGTAATTGGTGCGGCGCTGATTGGCCTGGCGGCCTGCTTGATGATTCCGGGGGTTGCGCAGACTTGA
- a CDS encoding LysE family translocator: MDSHSILAFTLVAAIAIASPGPATLMAINNSLAHGQRSAIWSSLGNASGLFCLSAAAMLGLGALLASSEWLFNTVKILGAGYLFYLGLKQLFKKGPMLPDGIADDVSKSRPTRMKLYKSAFLTAVTNPKATMFFTALFPQFIDQGATLLPQFLILTSIFMALSVTSLSLYAALASRAKGVLTRPALSRWVSRVVGTTFIGFGAAILTMRRQTV, encoded by the coding sequence ATGGATTCTCACTCGATTCTGGCCTTCACCCTCGTCGCGGCGATTGCCATCGCCAGTCCCGGACCTGCGACGCTGATGGCGATCAATAACAGTCTGGCGCACGGGCAGCGCAGTGCGATCTGGTCGTCGCTGGGCAATGCCAGTGGCCTGTTCTGCCTGTCGGCGGCGGCGATGCTGGGGTTGGGCGCGTTGCTGGCGAGTTCCGAGTGGTTGTTCAACACGGTGAAAATTCTCGGTGCCGGCTATCTGTTCTATCTCGGGCTCAAACAGTTGTTCAAGAAGGGCCCGATGTTGCCCGACGGCATTGCCGATGACGTGAGCAAGAGCAGGCCGACCCGTATGAAACTCTACAAGTCGGCGTTCCTCACGGCGGTGACCAACCCCAAGGCGACGATGTTTTTCACCGCGCTGTTCCCGCAGTTCATCGATCAGGGCGCGACGTTGTTGCCGCAGTTCCTGATCCTGACGTCGATCTTCATGGCGTTGTCGGTGACCTCGCTGAGCCTGTATGCCGCGCTGGCCTCCCGGGCCAAAGGCGTGCTGACCCGGCCCGCGTTGTCGCGTTGGGTCAGCCGGGTAGTGGGCACTACGTTCATCGGTTTTGGTGCGGCAATTTTGACCATGCGCCGGCAAACCGTTTAA
- a CDS encoding NADPH-dependent F420 reductase, translating into MNYAIIGFGKLGQALAKAFARSGIEVSVATTRDPQSFASTAAAIGPAIVPATLAQALKADIVFLAVRFESHREVAKALPTWKGKTIIDVTNAYGVPPEQLGGQPSSKVIAQAFTGARLVKGFNHLVAGVLDQNPAIQGGRRVVFLASDDDDAATEVGTLAENLGFSPIKLGGLSEGGLLVQARGDSWGQLIFKNLVRFD; encoded by the coding sequence ATGAACTACGCAATTATCGGTTTCGGCAAGCTCGGCCAGGCCCTGGCCAAGGCGTTTGCCCGAAGCGGCATCGAAGTATCCGTTGCAACCACTCGCGATCCGCAAAGCTTTGCCTCCACTGCAGCCGCGATCGGACCAGCGATCGTGCCAGCAACACTGGCGCAAGCCCTCAAGGCGGACATCGTCTTTCTGGCTGTCCGTTTTGAGTCTCACCGAGAGGTCGCGAAAGCGCTGCCGACCTGGAAGGGCAAGACCATTATCGATGTGACTAATGCCTACGGCGTGCCTCCTGAGCAACTGGGAGGGCAGCCTTCTTCCAAAGTCATTGCGCAGGCCTTCACGGGTGCAAGACTGGTCAAGGGCTTCAACCATTTGGTCGCCGGCGTGCTTGACCAGAATCCGGCCATACAGGGCGGCAGGAGAGTCGTGTTCCTGGCGAGCGATGACGACGACGCCGCAACGGAAGTCGGTACGCTTGCTGAAAATCTCGGTTTCTCGCCGATCAAACTTGGCGGGCTTTCGGAGGGTGGGCTGCTAGTGCAGGCGCGCGGAGACAGCTGGGGGCAACTGATCTTTAAGAACTTGGTAAGGTTCGATTGA
- the yghU gene encoding glutathione-dependent disulfide-bond oxidoreductase, with protein MSKAPYVPPKVWKHEAPSGGQFASINRPIAGPTHDKTLPVGKHPLQLYSLATPNGVKVTILLEELLALGHTGAEYDAWLIRINEGDQFSSDFVEINPNSKIPALLDRSAQPPIRVFESGSILLYLAEKFGAFLPKDPAGRTETLNWLFWQMGAAPYLGGGFGHFYAYAPEKLEYPINRFTMEAKRQLDVLDRRLGESRYLAGDSYTIADIAVWPWYGQLVRNNVYSAAEFLAAQEYTHVQRWAEEIANRPAVKRGQRVNRTWGDEASQVAERHQASDLD; from the coding sequence ATGAGTAAAGCGCCCTACGTACCGCCCAAAGTCTGGAAACACGAAGCCCCGTCCGGCGGCCAGTTCGCCAGCATCAACCGCCCGATTGCCGGGCCGACGCATGACAAGACGCTGCCGGTTGGCAAACATCCGCTGCAACTGTATTCACTGGCGACGCCCAACGGCGTGAAGGTGACCATCCTGCTGGAAGAGTTGCTCGCACTGGGGCACACCGGTGCCGAATACGATGCGTGGCTGATTCGCATCAACGAAGGCGATCAGTTCTCCAGCGACTTTGTCGAGATCAACCCGAACTCGAAGATTCCGGCACTGCTCGACCGCAGCGCGCAGCCGCCGATTCGGGTGTTCGAATCCGGTTCGATCCTGCTGTATCTGGCAGAAAAATTCGGCGCCTTTCTGCCGAAAGATCCGGCAGGCCGCACCGAAACCCTGAACTGGCTGTTCTGGCAGATGGGCGCGGCGCCTTATCTGGGCGGCGGCTTCGGGCACTTCTACGCGTATGCGCCGGAGAAGCTCGAATACCCGATCAACCGCTTCACCATGGAAGCCAAGCGACAGCTCGACGTGCTCGACCGCCGCCTCGGCGAGAGCCGCTATCTGGCCGGCGACAGCTACACCATCGCCGACATCGCGGTCTGGCCGTGGTACGGCCAACTGGTGCGCAACAACGTGTATTCGGCTGCCGAGTTTCTAGCGGCTCAGGAGTACACCCACGTGCAACGCTGGGCAGAAGAAATCGCCAATCGGCCGGCGGTCAAGCGTGGACAACGCGTCAATCGCACCTGGGGTGACGAGGCGAGCCAGGTCGCGGAACGGCATCAGGCCAGCGACCTGGATTGA
- a CDS encoding GFA family protein gives MANTSFDPDSLKSASQTLRGSCLCRAVKYQINSKPKAVTHCHCSQCRKSHGAAFASYGSVLRKDLELLRGTDDIKSYPSSEAVLRQFCTHCGASLFWSRSQGEFSDWISIALGTLDTAFIPDKQQHVEVTSKASWYEIQDHWPHRER, from the coding sequence ATCGCCAACACATCATTCGATCCGGACTCGCTCAAAAGCGCTTCCCAGACCTTGCGAGGCAGTTGCCTTTGCCGTGCAGTCAAATACCAGATCAACTCAAAACCAAAAGCGGTTACTCACTGCCATTGCAGTCAGTGCCGCAAAAGCCATGGTGCAGCATTTGCCAGCTATGGCAGCGTACTGCGCAAAGATCTTGAATTGCTGCGGGGCACCGACGACATCAAGTCCTATCCATCCTCTGAAGCAGTGCTGCGCCAATTTTGCACTCACTGCGGCGCTTCGTTGTTTTGGTCACGCAGCCAAGGCGAGTTCTCGGACTGGATCTCAATAGCGCTGGGAACACTGGACACGGCTTTCATCCCTGACAAACAGCAGCATGTCGAGGTGACATCCAAAGCTTCGTGGTATGAAATTCAAGATCACTGGCCACATCGCGAGCGTTGA
- a CDS encoding dihydrofolate reductase family protein — translation MATAHVFIAVSLDGFISRPDGGIDWLLQRDDQTEDHGYSTFIADKDVIVMGRGTYEKVMTFDTWFYDRPVVVLSEQLVNTPVPEALQGKLRFSNRAPAELMAELASQGVARVYVDGGQMVQSFLRDGLVADMVITTVPVLIGSGRSLFGELAQDIALELVSSRSFPSGLVQSTYNIVRG, via the coding sequence ATGGCCACTGCCCACGTGTTCATTGCCGTCAGTCTGGATGGCTTCATTTCGCGCCCGGATGGCGGGATCGACTGGCTTTTGCAGCGTGATGATCAGACAGAGGATCATGGCTATTCGACCTTCATTGCCGACAAGGATGTGATCGTGATGGGGCGGGGTACCTATGAGAAGGTGATGACCTTCGACACATGGTTCTACGATCGGCCCGTGGTGGTGCTGTCCGAACAGTTGGTGAATACGCCGGTGCCCGAGGCGTTGCAGGGTAAACTGCGCTTTTCCAATCGCGCACCCGCAGAGCTGATGGCGGAACTGGCGAGCCAAGGCGTCGCGCGGGTGTATGTCGACGGCGGGCAGATGGTGCAATCCTTCCTGCGCGACGGCCTGGTCGCGGATATGGTGATCACCACGGTCCCTGTGCTGATCGGCTCGGGAAGGTCGTTGTTCGGGGAGCTTGCGCAGGACATTGCATTGGAACTGGTCTCCAGCCGCAGTTTTCCTTCGGGCCTGGTACAGTCGACCTACAACATCGTGCGCGGCTAG
- a CDS encoding reverse transcriptase domain-containing protein, whose product MLIQYLTRTAERGGLFWEHTRGLPLACSLSPLLGGFYLYRLDVALTRPDLFYLRYMDDVLVLAATRNKLRQGICVVNRLFEALDLQKHPDKTVLGPIERGFTFLGKRYPVQ is encoded by the coding sequence GTGCTGATCCAATACCTGACACGCACCGCAGAGCGCGGAGGCTTGTTTTGGGAGCACACCCGGGGTCTCCCGCTGGCGTGTTCGCTCAGCCCTCTACTGGGTGGATTTTATCTGTACCGTTTGGACGTGGCCTTGACCCGGCCGGACCTGTTCTATTTGCGTTATATGGATGACGTATTGGTGCTGGCAGCAACACGCAACAAGCTGCGTCAGGGCATCTGCGTGGTCAATCGCCTGTTTGAGGCGCTCGACCTGCAGAAACATCCGGACAAAACCGTACTCGGACCTATCGAGCGGGGCTTCACCTTCCTGGGAAAGCGTTACCCCGTCCAATAG
- a CDS encoding cupin domain-containing protein, translating into MPHTRKEPSLHAINLAQKAALIDQQWSPRVVAEMNDYQFKVVRIEGEFIWHSHPETDEAFIVIEGTLRIDLPHGSVYIEPGELYVVPRGIEHRTAAEGEARLMMIEPRGVRNTGHEGGERTADNDVWI; encoded by the coding sequence ATGCCACACACCCGCAAAGAACCGAGTCTGCACGCCATCAATCTGGCGCAAAAAGCCGCACTGATCGACCAGCAATGGAGCCCGCGAGTGGTCGCCGAAATGAATGACTACCAGTTCAAGGTGGTTCGCATCGAAGGTGAGTTCATCTGGCACTCCCACCCGGAAACCGATGAAGCCTTTATCGTGATCGAAGGCACGCTGCGGATCGATCTGCCCCATGGCAGCGTCTACATCGAGCCGGGTGAGTTGTACGTCGTGCCGCGCGGAATCGAACATCGGACGGCAGCAGAGGGAGAAGCGCGACTGATGATGATCGAGCCTCGGGGTGTGCGTAACACCGGGCACGAAGGTGGGGAGCGCACGGCGGACAACGACGTCTGGATCTGA
- a CDS encoding LysR family transcriptional regulator yields the protein MNLLAAIASFIKVVEIGSIVGAAKTLGVSAAAVSQTLSRLETHLGVRLLQRTTRRMALTENGALYYEKVRRIAADLESAQSSIISDQGELQGRLSIASTSAFGRHVLAPLIAGFAALHPRLLLELSTTNGKISHIQDNIDLSLRIKPQLEDGIVARRIVSLPFVFCAAPAYLERAGVPQAPQDLQHHACLAFRYPLDGRFLRWGFIRDGQHYDTPINATAISDDIDALAQMAVNGAGVTRLAEFVAAPYLESGQLLPLFEQYQAEHQVYGEPMEIYACVQERAALTPKVRAFMEYLTEHLKTRWPMENALATSFHTPDEKDLQ from the coding sequence ATGAATCTGTTGGCGGCGATTGCCAGCTTTATCAAAGTGGTCGAAATCGGCTCCATCGTCGGCGCCGCCAAGACCCTGGGCGTCAGTGCGGCAGCGGTGAGCCAGACCCTCAGTCGCCTCGAAACGCACCTCGGCGTACGCCTGCTGCAACGCACCACCCGCCGCATGGCCCTGACCGAAAACGGCGCGCTGTATTACGAAAAGGTCAGGCGCATCGCGGCGGATCTGGAGTCGGCGCAGAGCTCGATCATCAGTGATCAAGGCGAACTGCAAGGCCGCTTGAGCATCGCCTCGACCTCCGCGTTCGGCCGCCATGTGCTGGCACCGCTGATCGCCGGTTTCGCCGCACTGCACCCGCGCCTGCTGCTGGAGCTGTCGACCACCAATGGCAAGATCAGCCATATCCAGGACAACATCGACCTGAGCCTGCGGATCAAGCCGCAACTGGAAGACGGCATCGTTGCACGCAGGATCGTGTCCCTGCCCTTCGTCTTCTGCGCCGCCCCTGCCTACCTTGAGCGCGCCGGCGTGCCGCAAGCCCCGCAAGACCTGCAGCACCACGCCTGCCTGGCGTTCCGCTACCCACTGGATGGGCGCTTTCTGCGCTGGGGTTTTATCCGCGACGGCCAGCACTACGACACCCCGATCAACGCCACCGCCATCAGCGACGACATCGACGCCCTGGCACAAATGGCCGTCAACGGCGCGGGCGTCACGCGCCTGGCCGAATTCGTCGCCGCCCCCTATCTCGAAAGCGGTCAGCTGCTGCCGCTGTTCGAGCAATACCAGGCCGAACACCAGGTTTACGGCGAACCGATGGAAATCTATGCCTGCGTGCAGGAACGTGCGGCGCTGACGCCGAAGGTTCGAGCGTTCATGGAATATTTGACGGAACATTTGAAGACGCGCTGGCCGATGGAAAATGCTTTGGCCACCTCGTTTCACACACCTGATGAAAAGGATTTGCAGTGA
- a CDS encoding winged helix-turn-helix transcriptional regulator gives MTTTSEICDTGCGLNATLRIISGKWKPLVLFFLRSGPKRYGELKRLIPGVSDKVLIQQLKDLEADHVLARTDYKEVPPRVDYALTPLGRSLAEAIVPLCTWGTENAAQMARIFAERDTLA, from the coding sequence ATGACGACGACTTCTGAAATCTGCGACACCGGTTGCGGGCTCAACGCCACGCTGCGCATCATTTCGGGCAAGTGGAAACCGCTGGTCTTGTTTTTCCTGCGCAGCGGCCCGAAACGCTATGGCGAGCTCAAGCGTTTGATCCCGGGCGTCAGCGACAAGGTGCTGATCCAGCAACTGAAGGATCTGGAAGCCGATCATGTGCTGGCGCGGACCGACTACAAGGAAGTGCCGCCGCGCGTGGACTACGCGCTGACCCCACTCGGTCGCAGCCTGGCTGAAGCGATCGTGCCACTGTGCACCTGGGGCACCGAAAACGCGGCACAAATGGCAAGAATCTTCGCTGAGCGCGACACTTTGGCCTAG
- a CDS encoding LysR substrate-binding domain-containing protein, with protein sequence MNLPPLAALRFFNTAAQTQSFVKAAELLHVTHGAVSRQVRLLEEAIGVELFERRNRAIFLNHAGRLLFNVTAPMFEQLQSTIYRLQREVHDDVLVVSCEPTIAMKWLIPRLPDFHNAHPHLQVQLLTAGGPIDFARSGVDLAIRRDDFHWDATVHGVTICEEWIGPVCVPSSRPASDHLRGACLLRSKTRPQAWDNWLRLADMTATDVSRVDYEHFYLCIQAALAGLGIGMVSFLMVQDELKSDQLIAPFGFVRDGSSYCLLSPRPFEQSANAMLFREWVTQQMSACVRQLGDGIMVCSPESV encoded by the coding sequence ATGAACCTGCCTCCGTTGGCTGCTTTGCGCTTCTTTAACACCGCTGCCCAGACCCAGAGCTTCGTCAAGGCCGCGGAGTTGCTGCACGTCACTCACGGCGCGGTCAGCCGGCAGGTGCGCTTGCTGGAGGAGGCGATCGGCGTTGAATTGTTCGAGCGACGCAATCGGGCGATCTTTCTCAATCACGCGGGACGCTTGCTGTTCAATGTCACTGCGCCGATGTTCGAGCAACTGCAGAGCACGATTTATCGCTTGCAGCGTGAAGTCCACGATGACGTGCTGGTGGTGTCCTGCGAGCCGACCATCGCCATGAAGTGGCTAATCCCGCGCCTGCCCGATTTCCACAATGCGCACCCGCATCTGCAAGTGCAATTGCTGACCGCTGGCGGGCCGATTGATTTCGCCCGTTCGGGGGTGGATCTGGCGATCCGTCGTGACGATTTCCATTGGGATGCAACCGTGCATGGCGTGACGATTTGCGAGGAGTGGATCGGCCCGGTCTGCGTCCCGTCCAGTCGTCCCGCAAGCGATCATTTGCGCGGTGCCTGCTTGCTGCGCAGCAAGACGCGACCTCAGGCGTGGGACAACTGGCTTCGACTGGCTGACATGACCGCGACGGATGTCAGTCGGGTCGACTACGAGCATTTCTACCTGTGCATTCAGGCAGCGTTGGCGGGGCTGGGGATCGGCATGGTGTCGTTTCTGATGGTGCAGGACGAACTCAAGTCCGACCAGTTGATCGCGCCATTCGGTTTTGTGCGCGACGGTTCGAGCTATTGCCTGTTGTCACCGCGACCATTTGAGCAGAGCGCCAATGCCATGCTGTTTCGCGAATGGGTAACGCAGCAGATGAGCGCGTGCGTTCGGCAACTTGGGGATGGAATTATGGTTTGCTCACCCGAGTCTGTTTAA
- a CDS encoding type 1 glutamine amidotransferase — MNVHFVVHEAFESPGAYETWVRQRGHEAGYSRVHAFDALPASVENIDLLVVLGGPQSPATTLEECPHFNAAAECDLIVRAIKANKAVVGVCLGAQLVGEALGAAHGHSPEKEIGNFPIRLTAAGKGSAKVAHFGDVLEVGHWHNDMPGLTADAKVLAVSEGCPRQIVEYSDLVYGFQCHMEFTADVVERLIAASGEELAAALDQRFVQQPAALRNNVYEAMNLKLFEFLDQLVAQYQRQTKG, encoded by the coding sequence ATGAACGTTCATTTTGTGGTCCACGAAGCATTCGAATCGCCCGGCGCCTACGAGACCTGGGTTCGGCAGCGTGGCCATGAGGCGGGTTATTCACGCGTCCATGCCTTTGATGCGTTGCCTGCGAGCGTGGAGAACATCGACTTGCTGGTGGTGTTGGGCGGCCCGCAATCGCCGGCGACGACCCTGGAGGAATGTCCGCATTTCAACGCGGCCGCCGAGTGCGATTTGATCGTTAGAGCGATCAAGGCGAACAAGGCAGTGGTGGGGGTGTGCCTGGGGGCGCAATTGGTCGGTGAGGCGCTGGGTGCTGCGCATGGTCACAGTCCGGAAAAGGAGATCGGCAATTTTCCGATCAGGTTGACGGCAGCGGGGAAGGGCAGCGCCAAGGTTGCGCACTTCGGCGATGTGCTTGAGGTGGGGCATTGGCACAACGATATGCCGGGGCTGACGGCGGACGCGAAGGTCCTCGCGGTCAGTGAGGGCTGTCCGCGTCAGATTGTCGAGTACAGCGATCTGGTCTACGGCTTTCAGTGCCACATGGAATTCACTGCGGATGTCGTGGAGCGCTTGATTGCCGCGTCCGGTGAAGAGTTGGCAGCCGCGCTGGATCAGCGTTTCGTTCAGCAACCGGCGGCGCTTCGCAACAACGTCTATGAGGCGATGAACCTGAAACTCTTCGAGTTTCTCGACCAGTTGGTTGCGCAGTATCAGCGGCAAACCAAGGGCTAG
- a CDS encoding APH(3')-II family aminoglycoside O-phosphotransferase, with protein sequence MKMELPQTWRSRFADSACEQQTIGESRADVFRLTPAGSAPLFVKSEPRITFAELPGEVQRLRWLAEQDLPVARVLDSTEEHDRYWLLMSAVPGRDLASSEHLTPQQIVTLAANALRTLHALDITQCPFDHRLDPKIALAREHLLAGLIDEEDFDDSRLGHSAEAVFQQMLAARPASEDLVVTHGDACLPNLLADHGRFSGFVDCGRLGVADRFQDLALAAHSITDNLGEQWVPAFFEAYGVQPDPQKIDFYQLLDEFF encoded by the coding sequence ATGAAAATGGAGCTACCACAGACATGGCGCAGCCGCTTCGCTGACAGCGCCTGCGAACAGCAGACCATCGGCGAATCCCGCGCGGACGTGTTCCGCCTCACACCCGCTGGCTCGGCGCCGCTGTTCGTCAAATCGGAACCGCGCATCACCTTCGCCGAACTGCCCGGCGAAGTGCAGCGTCTGCGCTGGCTGGCGGAGCAGGATCTGCCGGTAGCAAGAGTACTCGACAGCACCGAAGAGCATGACCGTTACTGGCTGCTGATGAGCGCGGTACCGGGGCGCGACCTCGCCAGCAGCGAGCACCTCACCCCGCAGCAAATCGTCACGCTGGCAGCGAATGCCTTGCGCACCTTGCACGCGCTCGACATCACCCAATGCCCGTTCGACCATCGCCTCGATCCGAAAATCGCTCTGGCGCGAGAGCACCTGCTGGCCGGCCTGATCGATGAAGAAGATTTCGACGATTCGCGCCTCGGCCACAGCGCCGAAGCGGTGTTCCAGCAGATGCTCGCTGCACGCCCGGCCAGCGAAGACCTGGTGGTGACCCACGGCGATGCGTGCCTGCCCAACCTGCTCGCCGACCACGGCCGCTTCAGCGGTTTCGTCGATTGCGGGCGGTTGGGGGTTGCCGACCGCTTTCAGGATCTGGCACTGGCGGCCCACAGCATCACCGACAACCTGGGCGAACAGTGGGTGCCGGCATTTTTCGAGGCTTATGGGGTCCAGCCGGATCCGCAAAAAATCGACTTCTATCAGTTGCTGGACGAGTTTTTCTGA
- a CDS encoding SDR family NAD(P)-dependent oxidoreductase, giving the protein MTRLNGKTAVITGGATGIGLAAAKRFIEEGAFVFIFGRRQEALDVAVAELGPNARAVKGSVSDRADLDRLYAAVKAERGTLDIVFANAGAGSPLALGKLTAEHIDETFDTNVKGLIFTVQKALPLMGQGGSIILTGSSAGTTGAPAFSVYSASKAAVRNLARTWAEDLKGTGIRVNVLSPGPTATELAKAALGEEGMKVFASMNPLQRMADPAEIGAAAAFLASQDSSFMTASEVAVDGGLAQI; this is encoded by the coding sequence ATGACCAGACTGAATGGAAAGACCGCGGTGATCACCGGCGGTGCCACCGGCATAGGCCTCGCCGCAGCAAAACGCTTCATCGAGGAGGGAGCCTTCGTGTTCATCTTCGGCCGCCGCCAGGAAGCGCTCGATGTCGCCGTGGCCGAGCTCGGACCGAATGCCCGCGCGGTAAAGGGCTCGGTCTCCGATCGGGCCGACCTCGACCGACTGTACGCGGCGGTGAAGGCCGAGCGCGGAACCCTCGACATCGTCTTCGCCAATGCCGGGGCGGGGAGCCCGCTTGCGCTCGGCAAACTCACCGCCGAGCACATTGACGAAACCTTCGACACCAACGTGAAGGGCCTGATCTTCACGGTCCAGAAGGCGCTGCCGCTGATGGGCCAGGGCGGTTCGATCATCCTGACCGGATCGAGCGCCGGCACTACGGGCGCCCCCGCTTTCAGTGTCTACAGCGCGAGCAAAGCGGCAGTGCGCAATCTTGCGCGGACCTGGGCGGAGGATCTGAAGGGCACGGGTATCCGGGTCAACGTGCTGTCGCCCGGGCCGACCGCGACCGAACTCGCCAAGGCCGCGCTGGGCGAGGAAGGCATGAAGGTCTTCGCTTCGATGAATCCACTCCAGCGCATGGCCGATCCGGCGGAGATCGGCGCGGCGGCCGCGTTTCTCGCGTCGCAGGACAGCAGCTTCATGACCGCCAGTGAGGTCGCCGTCGACGGCGGCCTGGCGCAAATCTGA
- a CDS encoding DUF2798 domain-containing protein produces the protein MNQRAATEALYPSRRKLSPRATPYVFALYMATIMAFLMSLVITAANSGIDNDYLGNALHAYKLAMPVAFLCILVVRPIVIKLVSMTVHPHR, from the coding sequence ATGAATCAAAGAGCAGCCACCGAAGCCTTGTATCCCTCGCGTCGCAAGCTGTCACCGCGGGCGACGCCGTATGTGTTTGCGCTGTACATGGCGACGATCATGGCGTTCCTGATGTCGCTGGTGATCACCGCCGCCAACTCCGGCATTGATAACGACTACCTGGGTAATGCGCTGCACGCCTACAAACTGGCGATGCCGGTGGCGTTTCTGTGCATCCTCGTGGTGCGGCCGATCGTGATCAAGCTTGTATCGATGACGGTGCACCCGCATCGTTGA
- a CDS encoding AraC family transcriptional regulator — translation MEQSKPDPGSDWVVRSTQPGRIERIEAWFGGHGYQPHRHDTYSIGRTLSGVQSFHYKGTLRHGLPGNTLLLHPDELHDGMAGTEAGFHYRMAYIDPALIQQVLKGEPLPFIAGGLSSDPRLYRASEAFVQAMDHALDPLEEQDALFDLAMALRAVAGKPRGRKLLDYPAAERAREFIMAHLHQSVTLEMLEHASGREKWSLSRDFRVLFGTSPYRFVTLRRLDVLRTLVLDRFSLVDAALAAGFHDQSHMTRHFTRTYGVSPSRWLERVRTQGQLAGSYKHCQSPLR, via the coding sequence ATGGAACAGTCCAAACCAGATCCAGGTTCCGATTGGGTAGTGCGCAGCACTCAGCCGGGGCGGATAGAACGCATCGAGGCCTGGTTTGGCGGCCATGGCTACCAGCCACATCGGCACGACACTTATTCGATCGGCCGCACACTCTCCGGCGTGCAGAGCTTTCACTACAAGGGCACCCTGCGCCACGGTTTGCCGGGAAACACCTTGCTGCTGCATCCGGATGAACTGCACGACGGCATGGCCGGGACCGAAGCAGGTTTCCACTATCGCATGGCCTATATCGACCCGGCCCTGATTCAGCAGGTTTTGAAGGGTGAGCCGTTACCCTTCATCGCCGGCGGCCTCTCCAGCGATCCGCGTCTGTATCGGGCCAGCGAAGCGTTCGTGCAGGCGATGGATCACGCACTCGATCCGCTGGAAGAACAGGACGCCCTGTTTGATCTGGCAATGGCCCTGCGCGCGGTGGCGGGCAAACCTCGTGGACGCAAACTGCTCGATTACCCGGCGGCCGAGCGCGCCAGAGAATTCATCATGGCCCACCTGCACCAGAGCGTGACGCTGGAGATGCTGGAGCACGCCAGCGGCCGTGAAAAGTGGAGCCTCTCCCGGGACTTCAGAGTGCTGTTCGGCACCAGCCCCTATCGCTTCGTGACCCTGCGCCGCCTGGATGTATTGCGCACGCTGGTGCTTGACCGATTCTCGCTGGTGGATGCCGCGCTGGCGGCGGGTTTTCACGACCAAAGTCACATGACCCGACACTTCACCCGCACGTATGGTGTATCTCCGTCGCGTTGGCTGGAGCGCGTGCGGACACAGGGTCAACTTGCAGGATCGTACAAGCATTGCCAATCGCCCCTTCGCTAG